The following coding sequences are from one Haliotis asinina isolate JCU_RB_2024 chromosome 3, JCU_Hal_asi_v2, whole genome shotgun sequence window:
- the LOC137277134 gene encoding uncharacterized protein: protein MLGLGTLVLALFLGAETQVLNPGVFDPNCKDHLDNCHEFQWDTCLNKLFKQWVLDNCRQYCKLCIGPTTTTTTTPIPPCIDVESNCHNYPDEVCTNDLYTTWAKTHCRVTCGFCGVVQGVPTPDLG from the exons ATGCTCGGTCTTGGAACTCTGGTCTTAGCTCTGTTTCTTGGAGCAGAAACCCAAGTCTTAAATCCAG GTGTGTTTGATCCCAACTGCAAGGACCAcctggacaactgccacgagtTCCAATGGGATACATGTTTGAACAAGCTGTTCAAACAATGGGTGTTGGACAACTGCCGCCAGTACTGTAAACTCTGCATTGGACCAA CAACTACGACAACGACTACACCAATTCCACCGTGTATTGACGTGGAATCCAACTGTCACAACTACCCGGACGAGGTGTGCACGAATGATCTGTACACTACATGGGCAAAGACGCACTGCCGAGTGACTTGTGGATTCTGTGGGGTAGTTCAAG GTGTGCCCACTCCTGATCTTGGCTAG